One window of Triticum dicoccoides isolate Atlit2015 ecotype Zavitan chromosome 5A, WEW_v2.0, whole genome shotgun sequence genomic DNA carries:
- the LOC119301979 gene encoding pentatricopeptide repeat-containing protein At4g20740-like: MKYRRPLDVPEQMPPRADSLAFLPSTPASSAHAPRDGAAACHRTLRMTSPLSPPGPADSRRRRHTIYHGHRRASPYRPTVHGGLITHLRATSPGPRSPSPAATTAPFHLPDWDPSSPSHSPRSPPTPSHSTSASSRRLSPLARFLLDALRRHQRWGPPVVADLSKLRRVPPTLVAEVLSAHPPPPPPLALPFFHWAGRQKGFRHCFPAFHALASLLSAAGLPAAADQLPDLIRSHGKPVSHPQLTLLVRLHTAARRPLRALYTLRRFRHEFSVQPQVHVCNRVLGALTAAGHVEDALKLFDEMAESGIRPMPVTFAIIVRALGQEGMAERILEMIGRMRDEVCRPDVFVYTALVKTMVRRGHMEACIRVWEEMERDGVEPDTMAYATMVEGLCNAGMVEKAAKLFEGMKKKGLLVGRIVYASLVDGYVAAGRVGDGCRILKEMVDAGYRAELKTYNILIGGLCGIGREDKAHQMFQIVLQEELVPSSETVSQLLVCYADKGEMVNFFGLVDKLVELSLPAIEFLADFLRLFACKGGRELKAVELFKTLRQKGYCSVNIYNILIENLLKIKERKKALLLFEEMKASDDCEPESCTYSLMIPCFVDEGNIEEACSCYNSMMKAEWIPSISAYRSLVKGLCKIGDINAAVSLVSDCLGNVENGPMEFKYTLTVIEACRSKDPEKVMKVVVEMIELGYLIEELIFSAVIYGFCKYATSTGAREVFSVMRDRDIISEANFIVYEDMLNEHLKKVTADLVISGLKFFNLESKLKWRSRID, encoded by the coding sequence ATGAAGTACCGCCGGCCGTTGGATGTGCCGGAGCAGATGCCGCCCAGGGCAGACTCGCTCGCATTTCTCCCCTCCACGCCGGCTTCCTCTGCTCATGCTCCTCGCGACGGCGCTGCGGCGTGTCACCGCACACTGAGAATGACCTCTCCGTTATCCCCTCCCGGTCCGGCTGACAGCCGCCGCCGCAGGCACACGATCTACCATGGCCACCGCCGCGCGTCCCCGTACCGCCCCACCGTCCATGGCGGTCTCATCACCCACCTCCGCGCCACCTCTCCTGGACCCCGCTCCCCTTCTCCCGCCGCAACCACCGCCCCTTTCCACCTCCCTGACTGGGACCCCTCCTCCCCATCGCACTCTCCTCGCTCGCCACCGACTCCGTCGCACTCCACATCTGCCTCTTCCCGCCGTCTCTCCCCGCTCGCGCGATTCTTGCTCGACGCCCTCCGCCGGCACCAGCGCTGGGGCCCTCCCGTCGTCGCCGACCTGTCCAAGCTCCGCCGCGTaccacccaccctcgtggctgaggtCCTCAGTGCGCACCCGCCACCGCCTCCCCCGCTCGCCCTCCCCTTCTTCCACTGGGCCGGCCGCCAGAAGGGCTTCCGGCACTGCTTCCCCGCGTTTCACgctctcgcctccctcctctccgctGCAGGCCTCCCTGCTGCCGCCGATCAGCTTCCCGACCTCATTCGCTCCCACGGCAAGCCCGTCTCTCACCCTCAGCTCACACTCCTCGTCCGGCTTCACACCGCTGCACGCCGCCCCCTCCGTGCGCTCTACACGCTCCGCCGGTTTCGACATGAGTTCTCTGTCCAGCCGCAGGTCCACGTTTGCAACCGTGTCCTCGGCGCCTTGACTGCGGCAGGGCATGTTGAGGATGCGCTCAAGCTGTTCGATGAAATGGCTGAAAGTGGCATCAGGCCTATGCCGGTCACATTTGCAATCATCGTGCGTGCGCTGGGCCAGGAAGGGATGGCGGAGAGGATCCTAGAGATGATTGGGAGGATGCGTGATGAGGTGTGCCGGCCGGACGTGTTTGTGTACACTGCGCTGGTCAAGACGATGGTGCGCAGGGGGCACATGGAGGCTTGCATCAGAGTGTGGGAGGAGATGGAGAGAGATGGTGTGGAGCCAGATACAATGGCATATGCTACAATGGTTGAGGGGCTATGCAACGCTGGGATGGTAGAGAAAGCAGCTAAATTGTTTGAGGGGATGAAGAAAAAGGGGTTGTTGGTTGGCCGGATCGTGTATGCGTCACTCGTCGATGGGTATGTTGCTGCTGGGAGGGTTGGGGATGGCTGTAGGATTTTGAAGGAGATGGTGGATGCTGGCTATCGCGCTGAGCTCAAAACATACAACATACTCATTGGCGGTCTGTGTGGTATAGGTCGGGAGGATAAGGCACATCAGATGTTTCAGATTGTCCTTCAGGAGGAGCTAGTGCCAAGCTCTGAGACTGTTTCACAGTTACTAGTTTGCTATGCTGATAAGGGTGAGATGGTTAATTTTTTTGGATTGGTTGACAAATTGGTTGAGCTGAGCTTGCCTGCCATAGAATTTTTAGCAGACTTCTTGAGGCTCTTTGCATGCAAGGGCGGTAGGGAATTGAAGGCCGTGGAATTGTTCAAGACTTTGAGACAAAAAGGGTATTGCAGCGTTAACATTTATAACATTCTTATTGAGAATCTGCTCAAGATCAAGGAGAGGAAGAAAGCATTATTACTGTTTGAGGAAATGAAAGCTTCAGATGACTGCGAGCCAGAATCATGTACATATAGTCTTATGATTCCATGTTTTGTGGATGAAGGAAATATTGAAGAGGCTTGCTCATGCTACAACTCCATGATGAAGGCTGAATGGATACCAAGTATTTCAGCCTATCGTTCGCTCGTGAAAGGGCTATGCAAGATTGGAGACATAAATGCAGCTGTTTCACTTGTATCAGATTGTCTTGGAAATGTAGAGAATGGGCCAATGGAATTCAAGTACACCTTAACTGTTATTGAAGCTTGCCGATCAAAAGACCCGGAGAAGGTCATGAAAGTGGTGGTTGAGATGATTGAGTTAGGTTATTTAATAGAAGAACTTATCTTCTCTGCTGTCATCTATGGATTCTGCAAGTACGCAACTTCAACTGGAGCTAGAGAGGTGTTCTCTGTTATGAGAGATAGGGATATTATTTCGGAGGCTAATTTTATTGTTTACGAGGATATGCTGAACGAGCACCTGAAGAAGGTCACTGCAGACTTGGTGATATCTGGATTGAAGTTCTTCAACCTTGAATCAAAATTGAAATGGAGAAGCAGAATCGATTGA